A single genomic interval of Helianthus annuus cultivar XRQ/B chromosome 13, HanXRQr2.0-SUNRISE, whole genome shotgun sequence harbors:
- the LOC110898925 gene encoding uncharacterized protein LOC110898925 — MELGKKAVEFANRAASNDTVVNVFLVGAFAGLTVRSFNQQRHIETLESQRDSLVKSNKSMRQTIWDWKQKLYADAEADKKPVVPLSKLKSIYGEVALVPQSAEKTDGKASATKIMI, encoded by the exons ATGGAGTTGGGTAAGAAGGCAGTGGAATTTGCCAACAGAGCAGCAAGCAACGACACCGTGGTCAACGTGTTCCTGGTGGGTGCGTTTGCAGGGCTCACCGTTAGATCATTCAACCAGCAACGGCATATCGAAACGCTAGAATCCCAAAGGGATTCGCTTGTGAAATCCAACAAGTCAATGCGACAGACCATTTGGGACTGGAAGCAGAAACTCTATGCTGATGCTGAGGCTGACAAAAAACCTGTCGTTCCACTTTCCAAACTTAAGTCCATTTATGGTGAAGTTGCACTAGTTCCTCAATCTG CGGAGAAGACAGACGGAAAAGCATCTGCAACTAAGATCATGATCTGA